The bacterium genome includes a region encoding these proteins:
- a CDS encoding Gfo/Idh/MocA family oxidoreductase has product EANYAKKGVNLKVRTYANYEELIKSQDIDAVVISTPDHWHAKPAIEAAKAGKHVYLQKPATLTIAEGRAMSDMVHRCGIVFQLGTQQRSIDHFRVAAELVRNGRIGRVHTVQVGLPTDPSGEEEPEMPIPPNLNYEKWLGSTPWVYYTEKRVHPQNDYSRPGWLRCEQFGAGMITGWGVHHFDIAHWGLGAEFSGPLEVEAWAEFPTRGLWDVHGKYRIEMLYPNDVRVQVSDELPIGVRFEGSEGWIFVTRGNYSVTASDPVANAKKEKALSASDAKILESKIGPNEINLIRSRDQHGNWLECIRSRQLTISPVEVGHRSTSVCLVCHIAMKLKRKVYWDPILERFKNDDEANAMISRPQRAPYQL; this is encoded by the coding sequence GAAGCCAATTATGCTAAAAAGGGAGTAAACCTGAAGGTTCGCACCTATGCGAATTACGAAGAACTGATCAAGAGCCAGGACATCGATGCGGTGGTGATCAGCACGCCGGATCATTGGCACGCCAAACCGGCCATCGAGGCGGCCAAGGCCGGTAAACATGTCTACCTGCAAAAACCGGCTACGTTGACTATCGCCGAGGGGCGGGCGATGAGCGATATGGTGCATCGTTGCGGCATTGTTTTTCAGCTGGGCACCCAGCAGCGCTCCATCGATCACTTTCGCGTTGCCGCTGAGCTGGTGCGCAATGGCCGCATCGGTCGGGTGCATACGGTGCAAGTCGGATTGCCCACGGATCCCAGCGGCGAGGAAGAACCCGAGATGCCCATTCCGCCCAACTTGAATTACGAAAAGTGGTTGGGCTCCACGCCGTGGGTCTATTACACTGAAAAGCGGGTGCATCCGCAGAACGATTATTCCCGGCCAGGCTGGCTGCGCTGCGAGCAGTTCGGCGCCGGCATGATCACCGGCTGGGGCGTGCATCATTTCGACATCGCCCACTGGGGCCTGGGCGCGGAATTTTCCGGCCCCCTGGAAGTAGAGGCGTGGGCCGAGTTCCCCACCCGCGGACTGTGGGATGTGCACGGCAAATACAGAATTGAAATGCTCTATCCCAACGACGTTCGCGTCCAGGTGAGCGACGAGCTGCCCATCGGCGTCCGCTTCGAGGGGAGCGAGGGTTGGATCTTTGTGACCCGCGGCAACTATTCGGTGACCGCCTCTGATCCGGTGGCCAATGCGAAAAAGGAAAAAGCTCTGTCTGCCAGCGATGCCAAGATTCTGGAATCTAAAATCGGCCCCAACGAAATCAACCTGATCCGCAGCCGCGATCAGCACGGCAACTGGTTGGAGTGCATCCGGTCGCGGCAGCTGACCATCTCTCCGGTTGAGGTGGGGCACCGCTCCACCAGCGTGTGCCTGGTCTGCCACATCGCCATGAAATTAAAACGCAAAGTCTACTGGGACCCGATCCTGGAGCGGTTCAAAAATGACGATGAGGCCAACGCCATGATCAGCCGGCCGCAGCGTGCGCCGTATCAGCTTTAA
- a CDS encoding T9SS type A sorting domain-containing protein, which produces MKKPILVYILFVLLKPVFCYEEPIFHVHDRSAGADYLVKDFFVYNYSESLLQGYARLFYSGTNYRQFVNMTVSLFKNGSLAGSKKTYADFETYGSSGMLPGTETLLNYYLDKVEFDSVCFNISYSSTGINEAKFNKDALTVTNTLISSFSGSTMKAAGIIANLSDVALMFPCIFICPYKDDKMLLYKKTYADAPDNSLASHQTATFSTYIDLPASYDSILYVPNYSPTLTGPVIISSIAHDSNNEVPKDFFLSTNYPNPFNSTTTIEFFLPVESYARLKILDVKGREVATLLDGMQAVGYQAIRWNASGLSSGIYYYSLEAGAFISVKRALLLK; this is translated from the coding sequence ATGAAAAAACCAATTTTAGTTTATATACTATTCGTTTTGCTCAAACCGGTGTTTTGCTATGAAGAGCCTATTTTTCATGTTCATGACAGAAGTGCGGGAGCTGACTATCTTGTGAAGGATTTTTTTGTCTACAACTATTCAGAATCATTATTACAGGGATATGCAAGGCTTTTTTATTCTGGAACCAACTATCGTCAATTTGTGAACATGACTGTTTCATTATTTAAAAATGGTTCCCTGGCAGGGAGCAAGAAAACATACGCAGATTTTGAAACATATGGTTCCTCTGGAATGCTTCCAGGGACCGAAACCCTCTTAAATTATTATCTCGATAAAGTGGAATTTGACAGCGTATGTTTCAACATATCTTATAGCTCCACCGGGATCAATGAAGCAAAGTTTAATAAAGACGCATTGACGGTCACAAATACTTTAATCAGTTCATTTTCTGGTTCAACGATGAAGGCAGCTGGGATAATAGCAAACCTATCCGATGTTGCTTTAATGTTTCCCTGTATCTTTATCTGTCCCTATAAAGACGACAAAATGCTGCTATATAAAAAGACGTATGCCGATGCGCCGGACAATAGCCTGGCATCGCACCAAACAGCGACATTTTCTACTTATATAGATTTGCCCGCCAGCTATGACTCCATACTCTATGTCCCCAATTATAGTCCAACGCTCACTGGACCGGTGATTATTTCCAGTATTGCTCATGATAGCAATAATGAGGTTCCAAAGGACTTTTTTCTCTCAACAAACTATCCCAATCCGTTCAATTCTACTACGACGATCGAGTTCTTTCTGCCAGTTGAAAGCTATGCCAGACTAAAAATTCTTGATGTGAAAGGTCGTGAAGTAGCGACTCTTCTGGATGGCATGCAGGCAGTAGGGTATCAGGCAATCAGATGGAATGCATCTGGATTATCAAGTGGTATTTACTATTATAGCCTTGAGGCGGGGGCCTTTATATCAGTTAAAAGGGCATTGCTGCTAAAATAG